From the genome of Rhinatrema bivittatum chromosome 11, aRhiBiv1.1, whole genome shotgun sequence:
TTCAAGAAGGCAGTAGTCCTTTCGAGGGACCCGTAGACCAGCCAGAGTGTGTTTTGGACAGGGCTCCAGCAGTGCAATGCCCCTCCAATGAAGGCAGGCTGGTGCACTCCTTCCTGGTAGCTGTCGCAGGATGATTATCttggttttacgaggagtggaccagaatcactttggaccagtgggtgctggaagtaATAAGggaaggctacgctttagaattttcttgaCCCCCCTCAGATGCCTTTGTGGTGTCCAGTTGTGCTGCACCCGGCAAGTGGGTGGTGGTGTGGGACACTCTGCAGCGGCTGCAGTGATTGGAAGCCATCCTCCCAGTGCTACAAGAGGAACATGGTCAGGGAAGGTtgccaagaaggagggctcgttttcacccattctggatctgcaaAGGGTCCATGCACCACTGCGAGTGTAatgttttcggatggaaacgttACGAATGGTGATTGCAGCGGTGCGCAATGGGGAGTTTCTAGCCTCCTTGCATCTTATGGAGGCATAATCTCCACATACCCATCAGAGcagaccatcagaagtttctgtaCCTCATGGTGCTagaagagcattttcagttttgcgctcTTCCCTTCGTGCTACATACTGCTCTGAGAATGTTCACaaacttgccaggtatttgtatactgttttatttatttatttaaacgtttttatatactgctaatAAGATTAAAATAATCCATCTAGGTGGTTTACAGTAGTATATACATAATCGAAATTCTATATtatcctgttggaaacaggattctgggctcgattaacccttggtctgaaccagtatggcaatttcttatgttcttaaggtgatggtggtagcggCAGCAGCTCTCACAAGAGAAGGGATACCGGTGCATCTGTACCTGGTCAATTGGTTCATTCAGGCGAAGTTGGAGGTGGAGTGTCTCTGTTCCATTCGGCAAGTGATGGGGCACCTGGAGTCGCTGGGCTGGGTGATAATCCAGGCGAAGAGCCATCTGGAACCGTCCCAGTCCTTGGATTGTCTGGGAGCATGATTCGACACCTGGTTAGGCAAAGTGTTTCTTATCCCGCTCAAGTTGCAGTTGCAAATGGTTCGACTGAGGGACCCATTGGTCCCCAAGatctgggattatcttcaggtgctagggtccatggcttctatgctggatttggtgccatgggcaCTTGCGCACATGCATCCACTTCAGAAGGTACTCTTGTCCCGTTGGAATCCGATGTTGGAGGAGTTTCGGCTGCCGTTACCACACCAGGAGGAATCCAGTCCAGTCTCTCATGATGGCTGTCGCAGTCCAATTTAGAGAAGGAGTGGATCTGGAGGTTCCGGACTGGGTGGTAGTAGCCATGGACGCCAGGCTTAGCGGTTGGGGATATGTCAAGGATCTACAGCCCAAGGACAATGGTCTCCGATGGAAGCGACCTGGTCAATCAACAGTCTGGAAACAAGGCCGGTCCAGAAGGCGCTGTTCTTTCTTCCTTGGATTCAGGGATGGGCAGTACATGTGTTCTCGGACAATGTGgtgatggtggcctatatcaatcaacAAGGTGATACGAAGAGTCACTTGATGGCTCAGGAGGATCACAAACTCTTTGCCTGGGTGGAACTTCATCTAGTAGCACTTGCAGCCTCTCATATGGCAGGGGTGGACAATGTGTAGGCGGATTATCTTAGCAGACAACAGCTGGCTCCAGAAGAATGGAAGCTGTCAGCGGAGGCCTTTGTGCTCATTCAACGCAAGTGGGACAAACCCcagttcgatctcatggcaaTGAGGAAGACTGTCAAAGTGACCAGGTTTTACAGCCACTGAAGGAGGTTTGGCTCTTTTGGGATCAATGCCCTAGTTCAGCAGTGGCCAGTGAGGCTCCTgttatgtctttcctccgtggctgCCTGTAGGTCGGGTGTTGCATTGCATTGAGGAGCATCGGGGATGATTGATCCTGGTAGCACCAGCATGGCCGtgccgtccgtggtttgcaggTCTGATTCAGCTAGCGGTAGACGGACCCGTTCGGTTAAACCACCTGAGGAGAGTGCTACTTCAGGGACCCATCTTGTCGgagcaggcggatcgcttctgtctagtggcttggcttttgagaggcgacattTCCACTTGAAAGGGTATTTCAAGCCGGTGATTACTATTCTTCTTCAAGCTAGAAGATCCTCCACTCCTTTGGCATATATCAGAGTCTGGAGAGTGTTTCAGTCCTGGAGTGGGGTCAATGCGCTAATCCTTTGCAAGTGAACGTTGCCCAggtcttggcctttttgcaggagggcttATCAAATGGTTTGGCCTATAATTCTTTCAgagtccaggttgcagccttgggtTGTTTCAGAGGGAGGTTGCAGGGAAGACCCTTAGCATCTCATTCGGACATAGTGCGTTTCCTGAAAGCTGCAAAGCATTTGCATCCTCCAGTCCATAGACTTTGCCCTGGAATCTTAACTTGGTCCTACGAATACTGCGTGGTCCTCTTTTCAAGCCTTTGCAAAGGGCTGCTTTGAAGGATCTTACCCGGAaggcggtgttcctggtggcgatttaCTTGGTGAGACTGATTTCTGAGCTCCAAGCCTTATCATGCAGAGAGCCTTATTGCGAATTTCTGATGATGGAGTCTTGTTGCGtctggttccttcctttttgccgaaggtagtgTCGTCTTTTCATCTTagacagtggagctgccagggtTTTCACAGCTGAAGCCCGATTCTCCCCATGACAGGGAGCTTCATCTGTTGGATGTACGTCGGGTTCTCCTCAGATATCTGAAGGTGACCAATGGATTTCGGTGcttggaccatctttttgtggtGTTTAGTGGACCAAAGAAGGGTTGCAAAGCGACTAAGAGtacgattgctcgttggttgaaggaggccatagtTTTGGCCTATATTAGTAAAGATCGGTCGATCCCTGAGGGATTGTGGGCGCATTTCACTAAGGCataggcagcctcctgggcagagtgtcagttagtgtcaccgcaggagatttATCGGGCAGCAacttggtcctctttgcacacttttattAAACATTACAATTTGGATGTCGGGGCTCCTTTGGTGAGCGTGTACTGCGTGCAGGTCTTTCGGGATCCCACCCAGGTTAGAGGGGTTTGGGTACATTCCagttgtctggactggtctggggtatgaacaggaaaggagatttggttcttacctgctgattttcattcctggaataccacagatcagtccagaatcctgacCCCATTATAATGCTTTTCGAAAGACCTGATTCTGCATACTCCTGCTGATGCAGACTTTGTTGTGTGCTGCAGAATAATATTGTAAATAGTTCTCACTTGTTTGAGACTCAAAATTCTTTTTCTTGCCCCTAGTGCAGTGGTCAGTTTGGTTGGGAGTTTTCAACTTGTGCCTCAGCTCTTTTAGAGGAAAAGATCCTGGAGGTTGGGATTAGACAACTTGGCTTGGatacaggccaatactgagggcctgcaggtggcactctcggaaATGTAGCattgcctcaaagttttgttctctgcctccatctgctggtagggatgcataaaaccacttgtctggactgagctgtggtattccaggaacaaaaattagcaggtttaagaaccaattttcctttccttgtatgtacccagatcagtccagactcctgggttttgccttccttccagcagatggagacagagaaagttttgctgacactgccacataacctggtgtgccacctgcagtccctcagtatttctctgtctgcagcagatggtaaatgtgcaaaacctgcagtctggaaattaatttaaaaaataaataaatagaaagattTAAAGAAGTCTGTTGGAAGATTTCCTTGCTGGAGGCTGGCAGGTCGTAGTGGGGCCATCCTTCCTGATACTGAGGTTGACAAGCTCGGTCCTTTCGCTGTCGGGGGTAGACAGCTGCTGGAGCCAGTTTCCTCTTTCCCAGGAGAACTTTGCGGAGCCCGCTGCCCTTCTTCTCGGAGGGAGATAACGTTAGTGAATTGAAAGGCAAAATCCACCTCGACGTTGAACATTGTAGTTAGAAGTTATTCTTTTGATGAGATTAGGCATTGTGCTGATTACTATCTGGCCGTTTTATATTTGATTCTCTTCTGTATAACAGGCAGCAGACAcagcttcattttattttatttatttattttaattttttatataccggcattcgcgatgggagtcgcatcatgtcggtttacaattaacagggtgtgacaagaggagaaaaacttagaacattaacatgtgatataagaagaaatagcagttacaataaaacagggacataaagtaacttggaaagtaaggaaagcgatagaaaattaacaatgtgataaaaagagtaacaaggtaatataccgtatataataaatttatataatataataaaatatataatatataacataccgtatatataatataccgtatataatataccgtatataataaaagcaacataaaaaacctGCTCATTTAATGAGAAATAACATTATGGAGTTGTTAGAGTTTATGTTTACCCTGAGGGGAGGTCTTAGTTGATTTGGttgagagaaagttcaatttgtgtctggaaaggctttcataaataaccaggttttgagtctttttctgaatgtaggaaggcagggttcctgtctcagttctggtgggatggagttccacaaggtaggtcctgctgcagagaaagccctgtctctgagcgttgtatggtgaaaggttttggcaggtggaacctgtagtgaatctctgtatgactctctgataggtctggtagaggtatgttttttaaatggtatttggaggttaagcggagatagttgatggaatgctttgtagatggtgatggacttgtataagattctatagtgcactggcagccaatgtaggtctttgagaatcggagatatgtgttctcttcttcttgtgtttgtcaaaattctggccgccgtgttctgaaccatctggagaggtttagtatgagaagatgggagacctaatagaatggaattacaataatctaacttagagaagattattgattgcagaactgttctgtagtcgtggaaatggaaaagtggtttaattctttttaagacgtgcagtttatgaaagcagtctttagtggtttgattaatgaaagatttaagatttagccgattatcaatgatggctcctaggtctcttacgtgtgatgtttgaaagccggATGGAGGATTTGCGGTGAGATAACtgttttcgggggaaattatgatgagttcagtttttgcagaatttaagattagatttagactggagaggaggttgtcaatattttgaaggcaattttcccagattttaatagttttaataagggattctttgatagggatgacaatctggacgtcatctgcgtatataaagtatttgaggttcagattggttaatagttgacataggggtaagaggtaaatattgaagagcgtgggggaaagagaggagccctgaggaactcccagAGTGGAAGGATagaactgtgattctttgttatgtattttgactttatatcctctgtttcccaggaatgatttgaaccagtctagtgcagagcctgttattccgatgttcgctagttgatttatgagatgggagtgattcacggtatcaaaggctgccgataggtcaaggagtatcagcaggtaggcgtgacctttgtcgaggcccatgatgaggtaatctgtcagagatatgagatgtgattctgtacttaaggatttccggaagccgtattgagtggggaataaaaTCTTGTGATCATCGAGGTATTcagataatctggtgttgactaatttttccgtaaccttagctataaaagggaggttggagattagGCGGAAGTTGGAGGGCTCTTTAGGAtttagattaggtttttttagtaaaggtttgatagaggcaattttcaggtcatctggataaactccttgggctaaggaacaattgatgatgTCAGTCAAGGTTTTGGCGATGGTATCAGGTATTAGCAGCAGAAGTTTGGAAgggatatggtcaaatgggtgagatgagggtttcattttcttcaatattaGCATGGTCTCAGATgttgcaatgggttcgaaggcttgtatagcagTGTCTTTGCAGTGATGGTGGTATGTGTTGAATGGAGCTAGGGTATTCGGTTTTAGTAGAGATtgcaggttggagattttgttactGAAGTAGATGGCTAGCTCCTCAGCTTTTTTGTGCGCTTGGTTGAGAGGAATGTCGAAGGAGTTGACTTGTgttaagttcgagacgtaagtgaagagggcttttgaatcgaagatgaggtggTGTATCTTGTgagcatagtagtccctttttgtttttaacgtGGTGCTCTTGTATGTATGAAGCGTGAGTTTGTAGGCTGATAGGGAGGTCGGAGATGGTACtttgcgccatttattttctttttgtctaagAAATGGTGCCacatcctctcccttccacttacAGAACATGCCAGCACTGTGTCTTCTCAGGTCCCCGGTTCAAAGTCTTCCTCAATAGCACCCGGAGTGGGGCTGGGGTCATGGCCATCATTCAAGGGTGACAcccagtggctggattcaggaccCGTGATGACAGAGTTGCAGAATGAGCCCTGAtgcatggcccccagccaagGACAGTCACTGCAATGATTAGATTAGgtttgttggggaggggggaaatcccTGGGGAGCTCCAATTGAAGGCTCAAAGCACCATATTCCAGCTAAGCTGAAAGCTCAGCGGATTAGCAGGGAAGCCTCCGAGTGGGGGGAAAAGCCCCTTTTCAGACCAGCATTTAGGATTGCCTCTTTTTCTCCATCCCCTTCTTTGGAATCGTTATCTTCCTCACTTACTTTGGAATGCcctcacttatttttttcattttactgttGTAATGTACCGTAGACAAACAGAAATGAATATAATAAATACCATCTCATGTGACATATAAAGAAATGGTTTTGCTCTTTGCTTTACACAGGTATGCAAAGCAGATGAAAAATTTAACCACCTTGTGGCCTTCCTCCGCCGGCGTAAGCCAGAAAAACATCTAGTCTTCTTCAGGTGGGCCTTTTGGATAAACCCGGAAGAAATCTCTTGTGCTCGGCATCCAGGGTACTGGGCATTATTGAAGGGAGGCGAGTTTTGATGTAGGAGAGAGGAATAAGGCCCCTTTAACACGGTGTGAGGGCTGTGTTCCCCTTAATGTTTGTGGGCTGTGTGCAGCATGGTGCACATTAGATGGGACATGTGGATCAGCAGAGAGCACGAGctgtagtgcacttggatttcagtaaggcctctaACATGGCTCCACATAAAGATGTAATAAAGTGACTGGTTGAAAGGGAGGTGACAGAGGGTAGTGGTACATTAAGTTCACGCCCAGGACGGGGTGCTACTAGTGAGATTTCAGTCCTTGGATTGTTCTTTTCAACATCTTTGTAAGCAATATTGCGGAAGGACTATTGGgacaggtttgtctttttgcagataatacaaaaattTGCAACAGTATAGAAACCCTGGAagctgtggaaaacatgaggcggGATCTAGCAAAACTTTGAATGGTCTAGAGTCCGGCAGCTAGGATTTAATGctgaaaagggaggtgatattgcccctgtataactccctggtgagacttcaccgtgtataattctggagcctgcaccttcaaaaggatataaactggaaggagtcggtccagaggggtggctactaaaatgggcagtggtcttcatGCAAAGCACATAGGAACAGACTTAAAGAGCTAAACATGTACACAcgagagggaagatatgataaatacctccaaggtatttATGTACAGAAGGTGGGCCTGAGGGGTCAAGGATGCGAGTGAAAGCGAGTAGGAGCAATGTAAGGAAacctttctttacagagagggtggtggagatagagaggagaggagtggtagggattgtagtgCTGAGCATTTCTGGATGGGTAGATGATaggccatgttttgtttttctgccgtcacattcttatgtttttaacttgTATGCAGTGttcttctattttccttttctcttatGTGCAATGCAGTTTACAGGGAACATTGGTCACAGAGAGAGGCCAAGAATAGCATCCTTGTTTATCAACCCTTTGCTATGCGCAAATAAGCCTGTACATGTGGCTAATATATAAAAGGCAAAACATATAAGgccaaaatacagaaaaaaaatctaatatcAAAAGTGGccaccattgtgatcttcacgtggaacaaagatatataaaatagcaaaataaataaaatggtttcTAAAGCCTTATTATTTAACAACTTATACACagacaacaataaaaaaaacaaattccctGTGGATAATATGATAAACTTGGCTAGACTTAATACCTTTATTTACACTCTAGGGCAGTGATAATGAACTCCAGTTCTTGAataccacaaacaggtcaggttttcaggatatccacaatgaatatgcatgagagattttcatgcactgcctccattgtatgcaaatctctctcatgcatattcattgtggatatcctgaaaacctggcctatttgtggtaCTCGAGAACTGGAGTTCCCCATCACTGCTCTCGGGGCTGAATTAAGCCTGGTAAAGTTATACAGATACATCCCTGCTTTTATATTTTCACATACAACCCTTGATATGCTTTGTTTTGGTGTTTCCTGCAGTACATGTGCCTGCGTGGAATATTACGGGAAGGCCTTGGGGACCCTCGTGAAAAATGTGAAAATCCTGTGCATCCACGGAAAAATGAAACACAAACGGAACAAGATTTTCACAGAATTTCGGAAGTTGCCAAGGTGGGCATGCTGCGGACGTTGACAAAATTTGGTTTTTATCAatttgtgatttgttttgttaAGGCAGAAAATCACATTTAGAATAAATGCCTGTGAACCAGAGAGAATAAAACAGTAGGAGGAGTTGCTTCTGTGCACTTGGCAAACCTTGGCAGTAGCCCAAGCATTGCAGTATGGGTCTGAGCCAAACACTGTACTGTTAATTAAAGTTTCCCactctgctgttttgttttttttattcaaccTCAGACATCgtagttaaatttccagtgttaagcATTTCAGGCTTTAACACAACTTCTGCATTGCTGAataatagctaattccttcatttaaaaaggatttacatggaGGTGTGCTAATTGTAGCACATTTTGCTCCTATGTGTCAAACCTTTATTAAATCGTGAGTAAAGTTTCCCTCGTTAGCATGTTATTTCTGTGTGATTCTCGCTAACTCCTCACTGTGACATAGTTTGCTTTTCAATTTTAGTGGCATCTTAGTGTGCACTGATGTGATGGCACGTGGCATAGACATTCCAGAGGTAAACTGGGTCATACAGTACGACCCTCCCAGCAGTGCCAGGTACGCTCCTTTTTGTGCTTTAAATCTGTAGTAGCTGTGTCTTGTAACAAAACAGGTTTGAAAATTCTTTGCCTAGTTCTCTGATTGTTCTGGTTCTACTTTTAATATGTTCCTTTTATCCAGCTGCCTTTCAGGACCCATTGGAAAATGAGGCTTGTGTTGTAACTCTGGTCGTCTTGGTCagcaaatttaaaaacattctccttgaaaagaatttttattttttggtggtCTCAAGTCGTAGAAATGACAGTTATATGGCCATAAACCAGAGAGAAATAATCTGGCTGTTTTACAGGCATTTTACCTCCTAAACTAAGGTTTTATTATTTGGTGCCAAGACCAGAGGCTGTGTTGAGACATTTTCCTTTGTTAATAGCTCTTTCATGACTATAAAATCTCCTGCCACAGTTCTTTTGTTCATCGTTGCGGTCGGACTGCCAGAATCGGCCATCACGGCAGTGCACTCGTATTTTTACTTCCCATGGAAGAATCCTACGTCAATTTCCTCTCCATAAACCAAAAAGTAAGTTGGCTGTTCTTCCAGAATAAAATGTATGTTACCGACGTTAGTGAGTAAGAATATTCACCACCGATGAACAAAGATACCCCTGAAAGTTTTTAACAAAAAGATATAGGACCAAATGTACTAAGCTGTCTTCCATAGTCAcgaaatggggggaaaaaaaaaaaactgcaggttttgcaccaccatctgctggagacaaaaaaaatcctGAGGGGCTGCAGCTggcagtgaaactttctctgtctccatctgctggcagggaggcagaaCTCaagcgtctggactgatctgggcatgCGCAGGGAATTTAGATTTTGGTACTTCATGGTAGTTAGAATGATCAGCGATATCTCTGTGTTGTTGCATATTCCTTCTAACAtaggttgtttgtttttaattgtagTGTCCCATGCAGGAAATGAAGCCCCTGAAAAACTCAGTCGATCTTCTGCCCAAGCTGAAGACTTTGGTGTTGGCTGACAGAGCAATGTTTGACAAAGGAATGAAAGCTTTTGTGTCCTATGtccaggcctatgcaaaacatGAATGCAGTCTGATCTTCAGAGTCAAAGGTACCATTCCTGTCTCACGTGCACCAGGACTTAGGCCTAAGTGTAGCCTCTCTAGGAGACCCAGTCTTAATAAAAACTTTGATATTTTTTCTCATCAGTTTTAATTTTTATGCAATTTGAATATTTTACAGTCCACCCATCCAAAGATCATTGCTCGGAGCAGATCATAAACcaatacattaaataaaataataagcacCAATCTAGTGCAATATAAAGGTCTCAGATGTAGTTATTTGTCTTGTATTCTGGATGCAGTTTGTTTGCTGAATGTGTTATTTAATTCAGCCTCAGAGAAACAGATCTTCTAAAATGCATTTATCACTGTCTGTCTTTTACATCCAGAAGAGCTTGAGCTGCCCAAGCCCACGCCTTTTCTTTTCCAGGCACATAAAATACATTGGATGAGATGTGGTTCACtctgggagggcagctggcaggaGAGTGACACTGGGGAGGTTCAGTCTCTGACAAGACTTGCTCTCCAGTCCTTAGCCAGCAAGGGAGCTAATGTTTCCTGTGACAGCCACCGGGGAAAAAAGGGAACAAAACTCTAAAAATCAGATTAGAAATATATGCTGGAGTGGAAGATTTTATTACTTGGAGCCTGATTTACCGGGAGGAGGTTGAGAAAGTCTTAAGTAAAATAAAAGCCTAAATCCATTGTGACTACATAATTTCTTAGGTATTCTACATTGTAAATGTTTTTACTTGTGCCAGTCTAAATTTAAGACAAGTTAATTTTGTGACTCTTATCTGAAGACCTTGACTTTGCTAGTCTCGCACGAGGGTTTGCTTTGCTGAAGATGCCAAAAATGCCAGAACTGAGAGGAAAGTCGTTTTCTGACTTTATCCCCACTGCCGTCGACACGGACTCCATTGCATACAAAGATAAAAATCGAGAAAAACAGAGGCAGAAGGTGCTAGAAGAACACAGGAAGCAAAAGCAAGAGAGTGGAGGGCAAAAGAAATTCTGCAAGAGCAAAGCTTGGTCAAAACAGAAAGCCAAGAAAGACAAGAAGAAGAAAGtcgctgagaagaggaagagagaggaggtatAATGTTAAGTTTACAGAAGTGCGAGCTTTGCCCACACAGAGTATGGGCTGGCTCTTAAGCCATTATGTTGTGGGTTGGCCCGATGGCTTGGTGGTGATGAGGTATCTAAGTTTGGCACCGCAGCTTGGCTTCTGCTCCGTGGGCTGATCAGGACTTGGATGATCCCTGCCATTGCAGAGCTGAAAGCTAGTGGCCAGACTACGAGTGCACATGTAGTAGGAGCCACAGTCTGAGGCCTGTGGCTAGGCTTGTTGGGGAGggaggcaattaaaaaaaaaatcaataaaggc
Proteins encoded in this window:
- the DDX55 gene encoding ATP-dependent RNA helicase DDX55 isoform X1 encodes the protein MEGSWESLSVRLHEKVLQTLRELQFTHMTPVQSATIPLFMNNKDIAAEAITGSGKTLAFVIPLLEILLRREEKLKKMQVGGIIITPTRELAVQINEVLSHFTKHFPHFSQILLIGGSNPADDVEKFKEHGGNIIVATPGRLVDMFRRRTDGLDLASCVKALDVLVLDEADRLLDMGFEASLNTILEFLPKQRRTGLFSATQTQEVENLVRAGLRNPVRITVKEKGVAASSSQKTPTRLQNYYMVCKADEKFNHLVAFLRRRKPEKHLVFFSTCACVEYYGKALGTLVKNVKILCIHGKMKHKRNKIFTEFRKLPSGILVCTDVMARGIDIPEVNWVIQYDPPSSASSFVHRCGRTARIGHHGSALVFLLPMEESYVNFLSINQKCPMQEMKPLKNSVDLLPKLKTLVLADRAMFDKGMKAFVSYVQAYAKHECSLIFRVKDLDFASLARGFALLKMPKMPELRGKSFSDFIPTAVDTDSIAYKDKNREKQRQKVLEEHRKQKQESGGQKKFCKSKAWSKQKAKKDKKKKVAEKRKREEGSDIEEEDLDELLNDTRLLKKLKKGKISEEEFEKQLLCNKRKFGSEEADD
- the DDX55 gene encoding ATP-dependent RNA helicase DDX55 isoform X3, whose translation is MNNKDIAAEAITGSGKTLAFVIPLLEILLRREEKLKKMQVGGIIITPTRELAVQINEVLSHFTKHFPHFSQILLIGGSNPADDVEKFKEHGGNIIVATPGRLVDMFRRRTDGLDLASCVKALDVLVLDEADRLLDMGFEASLNTILEFLPKQRRTGLFSATQTQEVENLVRAGLRNPVRITVKEKGVAASSSQKTPTRLQNYYMVCKADEKFNHLVAFLRRRKPEKHLVFFSTCACVEYYGKALGTLVKNVKILCIHGKMKHKRNKIFTEFRKLPSGILVCTDVMARGIDIPEVNWVIQYDPPSSASSFVHRCGRTARIGHHGSALVFLLPMEESYVNFLSINQKCPMQEMKPLKNSVDLLPKLKTLVLADRAMFDKGMKAFVSYVQAYAKHECSLIFRVKDLDFASLARGFALLKMPKMPELRGKSFSDFIPTAVDTDSIAYKDKNREKQRQKVLEEHRKQKQESGGQKKFCKSKAWSKQKAKKDKKKKVAEKRKREEGSDIEEEDLDELLNDTRLLKKLKKGKISEEEFEKQLLCNKRKFGSEEADD
- the DDX55 gene encoding ATP-dependent RNA helicase DDX55 isoform X2; translation: MEGSWESLSVRLHEKVLQTLRELQFTHMTPSATIPLFMNNKDIAAEAITGSGKTLAFVIPLLEILLRREEKLKKMQVGGIIITPTRELAVQINEVLSHFTKHFPHFSQILLIGGSNPADDVEKFKEHGGNIIVATPGRLVDMFRRRTDGLDLASCVKALDVLVLDEADRLLDMGFEASLNTILEFLPKQRRTGLFSATQTQEVENLVRAGLRNPVRITVKEKGVAASSSQKTPTRLQNYYMVCKADEKFNHLVAFLRRRKPEKHLVFFSTCACVEYYGKALGTLVKNVKILCIHGKMKHKRNKIFTEFRKLPSGILVCTDVMARGIDIPEVNWVIQYDPPSSASSFVHRCGRTARIGHHGSALVFLLPMEESYVNFLSINQKCPMQEMKPLKNSVDLLPKLKTLVLADRAMFDKGMKAFVSYVQAYAKHECSLIFRVKDLDFASLARGFALLKMPKMPELRGKSFSDFIPTAVDTDSIAYKDKNREKQRQKVLEEHRKQKQESGGQKKFCKSKAWSKQKAKKDKKKKVAEKRKREEGSDIEEEDLDELLNDTRLLKKLKKGKISEEEFEKQLLCNKRKFGSEEADD